Proteins encoded by one window of Bactrocera oleae isolate idBacOlea1 chromosome 4, idBacOlea1, whole genome shotgun sequence:
- the LOC138856851 gene encoding probable elongation factor 1-beta — translation MAFGDVSTSQGLKESEKFLTDNSYICGYSPSNVDLSVFEVLGKESAGKFSHVNDMENNVRSIEMDGHLWGASKLVPVGYGINKLQIMCVIEDDKVSIDFLTEKSQEFEDFAQSVDIAALNKI, via the exons atggCTTTCGGAGATGTGTCGACCTCACAAGGTCTGAAGGAATCGGAGAAATTCCTTACTGACAACAGTTATATTTGCGG ATATTCGCCAAGCAACGTTGATCTCTCAGTGTTCGAAGTTTTGGGCAAAGAATCAGCCGGTAAATTCTCACATGTGAATGATATGGAGAATAACGTACGCTCTATTGAGATGGACGGCCATTTGTGGGGTGCCTCAAAGTTAGTGCCAGTCGGTTATGGTATTAACAAATTGCAAATTATGTGCGTTATTGAAGACGACAAAGTGTCTATCGATTTTTTAACTGAAAAGAGTCAGGAATTCGAAGACTTCGCACAATCCGTTGATATTGCTGCCTTAAACAAGATCTAA